From a region of the Phaeodactylum tricornutum CCAP 1055/1 chromosome 4, whole genome shotgun sequence genome:
- a CDS encoding predicted protein, which translates to MTPLRCAFVVWIGWLRHFDAAAAWTSRTAWSPGFRSSRDVATGCAAAPADAKSDAVAAVTGVTLKVALDANGAAADRAANESLRFTCGEALDMVHRLRCCSDAVLVGRGTVQADNPSLTVRRTPCDRQPLRVVLDPRLELLRQKTDQGARFALLEDGLTTVVYHTVPDLDEDSLNLLETITVVYVPPTKPSGDNVPHGDYLSAATLTRDLRDRFGVNHLMVEGGPLTARQFLYEHQVDRVILVHASLCFRQPLESGLTEKVLVDAGLEKLGTEPCGVDQIEYWSRPELPWPTTELSKWP; encoded by the coding sequence atGACCCCGTTGCGTTGCGCGTTCGTGGTCTGGATCGGCTGGCTACGACACTTTGACGCCGCGGCGGCGTGGACGAGTCGGACGGCGTGGTCGCCAGGATTCCGTTCGTCCCGAGACGTCGCGACGGGATGTGCGGCAGCTCCGGCGGACGCGAAAAGCGATGCCGTCGCGGCGGTGACGGGCGTCACGCTCAAGGTGGCACTCGACGCCAACGGCGCCGCCGCCGATCGAGCGGCAAACGAATCGTTACGCTTTACGTGCGGAGAGGCCTTGGATATGGTCCACCGCTTGCGTTGTTGCAGTGACGCCGTTTTGGTGGGACGTGGAACCGTCCAAGCGGACAATCCCTCGCTCACCGTACGACGCACCCCCTGCGACCGTCAACCTCTCCGGGTGGTGTTGGATCCGCGATTGGAACTGCTCCGACAGAAAACGGACCAGGGTGCCCGCTTCGCACTGTTGGAAGACGGACTCACCACGGTTGTGTACCACACTGTACCCGACTTGGACGAAGACTCTTTGAATTTGCTGGAAACCATCACTGTCGTATACGTCCCGCCGACCAAACCATCCGGCGACAATGTGCCCCATGGTGACTACCTCTCCGCTGCGACGCTGACACGGGATTTGCGCGACCGCTTCGGGGTCAACCATCTCATGGTCGAAGGTGGTCCCCTCACGGCCCGACAATTTCTCTACGAACACCAAGTGGACCGGGTCATTCTCGTTCACGCTTCCCTGTGCTTTCGGCAGCCGTTGGAGTCGGGTTTGACCGAAAAAGTACTCGTCGATGCCGGATTGGAAAAATTGGGCACGGAACCTTGTGGAGTCGACCAAATTGAATACTGGTCCCGACCCGAGCTGCCCTGGCCAACGACGGAACTATCCAAGTGGCCTTGA
- a CDS encoding predicted protein yields MARSRRGGGGSFGRAAPSRPAARPASRPVSRPASTQAKPATTPAPQQSTVPAPQSSGGGGMLSGIGSTIAQGMAFGTGSAIAHRAVGAVAGSFGGGEAAAPEPNMAAGVDAAPANPSAIQGACAQDKTMFYECLQHNQGDQQACHFLYEQLQQCQQGQNQMQFS; encoded by the exons ATGGCT CGTTCTCGTCGTGGAGGAGGTGGTAGTTTCGGTCGTGCCGCGCCATCGCGTCCCGCGGCACGCCCCGCATCTCGTCCGGTTTCCCGTCCGGCTTCCACCCAAGCCAAACCCGCCACGACTCCGGCTCCCCAGCAGAGTACCGTCCCGGCTCCGCAGTCCAgcggcggtggcggcatGCTTTCCGGAATCGGCAGTACCATTGCGCAAGGAATGGCCTTTGGAACCGGGTCCGCCATTGCGCACCGCGCCGTGGGTGCCGTCGCTGGAAGCTTTGGTGGCGGTGAAGCCGCCGCCCCGGAACCAAACATGGCGGCCGGCGTGGACGCGGCGCCAGCGAATCCTTCGGCCATCCAAGGAGCCTGTGCGCAGGACAAGACCATGTTCTACGAATGCCTCCAGCACAACCAGGGCGACCAGCAAGCCTGCCACTTTTTGTATGAACAGCTCCAGCAGTGCCAGCAGGGACAAAACCAAATGCAGTTTAGTTAG
- a CDS encoding predicted protein, which produces MLKFFRMLSSRWYGPAGIGREFRPRHALLTLHLWFLHKRLAADEFDKETALMIQEELFNILWEDTTCRIRQQGVNELAVNKNLMKVQQYTFLHLTHYDHAYSAFLDKPEERLKELRKIVWMHIFVRDAQVERRTDQLDRIAWYIEANYQNIMMDWPDEYYRHARVKWVDLPDFSNLKDASGKIMEETPVHADDVLPHPWRRNITLKGTFYYWNPETMLSSWERPTE; this is translated from the coding sequence ATGCTCAAATTTTTTCGCATGCTTTCCAGTCGCTGGTATGGCCCTGCTGGAATTGGTCGTGaatttcgtcctcgtcacgCTCTTCTGACTCTGCATCTGTGGTTCCTTCACAAGCGCTTGGCTGCTGACGAGTTTGACAAGGAGACTGCCCTCATGATCCAGGAAGAACTCTTCAACATTCTCTGGGAGGATACCACTTGTCGCATTCGCCAACAAGGCGTCAACGAACTCGCCGTCAACAAGAATCTCATGAAGGTACAGCAGTACACATTTTTACATCTCACGCATTACGATCACGCCTACTCGGCATTCCTCGACAAGCCGGAAGAGCGACTCAAGGAATTGCGCAAAATTGTCTGGATGCACATCTTTGTACGAGACGCGCAAGTCGAACGACGAACCGATCAATTGGATCGAATTGCCTGGTACATTGAAGCGAATTATCAGAATATTATGATGGATTGGCCCGACGAGTATTATCGACACGCGCGGGTGAAATGGGTAGACTTGCCGGATTTTAGCAACTTGAAAGACGCCTCGGGGAAGATAATGGAGGAGACTCCGGTCCACGCCGATGACGTGTTGCCGCATCCTTGGCGTCGCAACATTACCTTGAAAGGAACCTTTTACTACTGGAATCCCGAGACAATGCTGAGTAGCTGGGAGAGACCAACTGAATGA
- a CDS encoding predicted protein, whose protein sequence is MAKAVVASGRRVSILLILLSLLSLIRGFVPITIPSTAAVRSGPSSTQLYFFGQPKDDGSPGDYLCPDCGYVFTKGPKAWAALPDSYSCPPCGAPKRRFKKIPKGSSSGKVEVKKSWF, encoded by the exons ATGGCGAAAGCAGTTGTTGCTTCGGGTCGTCGCGTCTCCATCCTGCTCATACTGTTAAGTCTTCTGAGTTTGATACGGGGATTTGTGCCAATCACGATCCCTTCCACTGCCGCCGTACGTTCCGGACCGTCATCGACCCAATTGTACTTTTTTGGACAACCCAAGGATGACGGCAGTCCTGGTGATTACCTCTGCCCG GATTGTGGCTACGTCTTCACCAAAGGCCCCAAGGCATGGGCGGCTCTGCCGGACAGCTATTCGTGTCCTCCCTGTGGTGCGCCCAAGCGTCGCTTTAAGAAAATTCCCAAGGGATCTTCTTCCGGGAAGGTGGAAGTCAAGAAAAGCTGGTTTTGA
- a CDS encoding predicted protein — MNLFTAVNDAMRVALRTDETAIVFGEDVAFGGVFRCSHNLREEFGADRVFNTPLSENGIAGFAVGYAATGGTAIGEIQFADYIFPAFDQIVNELAKFRYRSGNQWNAGGVTLRAPCGAVGHGGHYHSQSPEAYLAHTPGIRVVMPRGPKAAKGLLLASIRSRDPVVFLEPKALYRAAVEDVPVGDYEIELGKAEILRPGEDVTVVGWGGQLRVLAKACALAAELGIDCELIDLQSILPWDFETVAASVSKTGKLVVSHEAPITCGFGAEVAATVADRCFWNLEAPIKRVCGYDTPFPLIYEKYYIPDELKNLEAIKTVVEAAK, encoded by the coding sequence ATGAATCTCTTCACGGCTGTCAACGACGCCATGCGCGTAGCACTTCGAACGGACGAGACAGCAATTGTGTTTGGCGAAGATGTCGCCTTCGGTGGGGTCTTTCGCTGCAGCCACAATTTACGCGAGGAATTTGGGGCGGACCGCGTCTTCAATACACCGCTTTCCGAAAACGGCATCGCTGGCTTCGCTGTTGGCTACGCCGCAACAGGCGGTACTGCAATCGGTGAAATACAGTTCGCCGATTACATCTTTCCAGCCTTTGACCAAATCGTCAACGAACTCGCCAAATTCCGTTACCGCTCCGGAAACCAGTGGAACGCGGGAGGTGTTACGCTTCGTGCTCCCTGTGGGGCAGTCGGTCACGGAGGACACTACCATAGTCAATCACCTGAAGCGTATTTGGCGCACACGCCTGGGATTCGTGTCGTCATGCCACGGGGGCCCAAAGCGGCCAAGGGATTGCTGCTGGCATCAATTCGTTCCAGAGACCCCGTCGTATTTTTGGAGCCCAAGGCTCTGTATCGAGCGGCGGTGGAAGATGTACCCGTGGGTGATTACGAAATTGAATTGGGAAAGGCAGAGATTCTGAGACCCGGTGAGGACGTAACAGTTGTGGGTTGGGGTGGCCAACTTCgcgttttggcaaaggcctGTGCACTGGCTGCCGAGCTCGGGATTGACTGCGAATTGATTGATCTACAAAGCATCTTACCCTGGGACTTTGAGACGGTTGCCGCGTCGGTAAGCAAGACCGGGAAGCTTGTCGTAAGCCACGAGGCTCCCATAACTTGTGGCTTTGGGGCCGAGGTTGCGGCGACTGTTGCCGATCGGTGCTTTTGGAATTTGGAAGCACCCATTAAGCGTGTGTGCGGGTACGATACGCCATTTCCTCTGATTTACGAAAAGTACTATATTCCGGACGAGCTTAAGAATCTGGAAGCCATCAAGACTGTCGTTGAAGCAGCTAAATAA
- the SMP1 gene encoding metalloprotease (putative metalloprotease; secretory pathway), whose protein sequence is MKFPSQLGATVAFVVVAATTTKTVSGNLASPFPFEETNADGTPTGEMYIHGGPGESWFEDKQGFTICPVDEQPTRRSRRFLGVLDWFTGGTSEEDLASSDPERTFYYCDQDENGNAVPRTDLKVGESDPQASGLPAHIEITSDQLEAQCGPYCQLDENGRRLGEEEIDGSHRKLQGTLKNLVVLMRFSDHATRDLPSVGEVDDLMSADSPTTSCPTGSVKQVFLENSNGRLILDSTVYQWVTLDPLYTEIYCANGRSGLDARVHECIANALDQVEAGGLDFRDFDQDSDGRIDAITFLHSGYGAEWNGAPNRIWSHKWVLYSINDGGGSGWTSNTGVSVYTYHISPSLWGTSGNAIGRIGVIAHETGHFLGLPDLYDTDGGGQGLNSWSLMANSWGFDGSQLYPPLMDPWCKIQLGWVTPTVLTETSRSIEIKPSYTEDDYYVIQKGFPQGEYLVIENRRRVGYDSQIPREGLMIYHIDDSASFNREGFPGQFNWPQNGNHYRVALLQADGAYNLERGRGGDSGDVFHGGSGGVSSLGPGPNVYPNTDSYKFGNIVQTRVTIENISPAGEMMTFDFLDGDDVVEGAPTQAPTTEGPHEISVRVTHDRYPEETSWNLVNVAGGGVLARQNAGEVTTDNTVVVETIRVYPGTFRFDISDVYNDGICCTYGIGSFEIKVDGMVVYASDGSFGQSDSTTFEVGGVIIDTSAPTGQSSPAPTPIPTVQPTGPPTVFPTVSPSTSPTFPAPTAPPTVTPTDKPTTLAPTNAPTSQPSSVFTDAPVPTSTATPVSTSSAAPTTVSTMSPSAEETSTEELHLVEIEVIHDNYPRETSWTFTESNGSNEILASQARNSVVTNGHVANVALLVSSGEYLFEIKDSAWDGICCAWGNGSYTVKVDGTVVSTGGEFGSSKIESVSVGSLEPPTTDLTTVKIQVKHDNYASETGWELLNAATNAVLARQLKGTVFNRGQIITKTVLVPAGDYTFHITDSFSDGICCSYGEGLYEVTVGNTVVASGGDFGAESFDSFTVDGP, encoded by the exons ATGAAGTTTCCTTCGCAACTCGGAGCCACGgtcgctttcgtcgtcgttgccgcaACGACAACTAAAACGGTGTCGGGCAATCTAGCCTCGCCGTTCCCTTTCGAAGAAACCAACGCTGATGGAACCCCCACAGGTGAGATGTACATCCACGGAGGACCTGGCGAAAGCTGGTTCGAAGACAAGCAGGGATTCACTATTTGTCCAGTGGATGAGCAGCCAACTAGACGTAGTCGACGTTTTCTTGGTGTCTTGGACTGGTTCACTGGTGGGACAAGCGAGGAAGATTTAGCCTCTTCTGATCCAGAAAGGACCTTCTACTACTGCGACCAGGACGAGAACGGCAACGCGGTACCCAGAACGGATCTGAAAGTGGGTGAGAGCGATCCCCAAGCCTCTGGCCTCCCCGCACATATTGAAATAACGAGCGATCAGCTCGAAGCGCAATGTGGGCCTTACTGTCAGTTGGACGAAAACGGTCGCCGCTTGGGTGAAGAAGAGATCGATGGCAGCCATCGCAAGCTCCAGGGAACTTTGAAGAACCTCGTGGTCCTTATGCGGTTCAGCGATCACGCTACTCGGGATCTTCCGTCGGTGGGTGAAGTGGACGACCTGATGAGTGCCGATAGTCCCACCACGTCCTGTCCTACTGGTAGTGTAAAGCAGGTGTTCTTGGAGAACAGCAATGGTCGATTGATTCTCGATTCCACCGTCTACCAATGGGTGACCCTCGACCCCTTATACACGGAGATATACTGTGCCAATGGACGGTCCGGTCTTGACGCACGCGTCCACGAATGCATTGCGAACGCACTGGACCAGGTTGAAGCTGGTGGATTGGACTTCCGTGACTTCGATCAGGACAGCGACGGCAGAATCGATGCCATTACCTTTCTGCACTCGGGCTATGGGGCAGAAT GGAATGGAGCTCCTAATCGCATCTGGTCGCACAAGTGGGTGCTATACTCCATCAACGACGGTGGCGGGAGTGGCTGGACGTCTAACACGGGTGTGAGCGTGTACACCTACCACATCAGCCCGTCTCTGTGGGGCACTAGTGGCAATGCAATTGGTCGCATCGGAGTCATTG CTCATGAAACCGGCCATTTTCTGGGACTACCTGATCTCTACGACACCGATGGAGGCGGACAAGGGCTAAACTCCTGGAGTCTGATGGCCAACAGTTGGGGATTTGACGGGTCGCAGCTGTACCCGCCTCTCATGGATCCTTGGTGTAAAATCCAGCTAGGTTGGGTCACTCCCACAGTCTTGACGGAAACCTCTCGAAGTATCGAGATTAAACCTTCTTATACCGAGGACGACTACTATGTCATCCAAAAGGGTTTCCCACAGGGAGAGTATCTCGTGATTGAGAATCGTCGCAGGGTGGGATACGACAGCCAGATTCCCAGG GAGGGACTTATGATCTACCACATTGACGACAGTGCTAGTTTCAATCGAGAGGGCTTCCCAGGCCAATTTAATTGGCCTCAAAACGGAAACCACTACAGAGTAGCGCTCTTGCAAGCTGACGGGGCCTACAATTTGGAACGAGGACGCGGTGGAGATAGTGGTGATGTGTTCCACGGCGGGAGCGGCGGCGTTTCGTCCCTTGGCCCTGGTCCGAATGTCTATCCAAACACTGATAGTTACAAATTTGGTAACATTGTTCAAACTCGAGTCACCATTGAGAATATAAGTCCGGCCGGCGAGATGATGACTTTTGATTTCCTGGACGGCGACGATGTGGTAGAGGGCGCTCCGACCCAAGCACCCACAACAGAAGGCCCGCACGAAATTAGTGTTAGAGTGACGCACGATAGATATCCCGAAGAAACGTCCTGGAACCTAGTAAACGTGGCTGGAGGAGGCGTACTTGCTCGTCAGAATGCAGGCGAAGTCACAACCGACAATACGGTTGTTGTAGAGACAATTCGAGTTTACCCCGGCACCTTTCGGTTCGACATATCGGATGTGTACAACGATGGCATTTGCTGCACCTATGGAATAGGGTCTTTCGAGATCAAGGTTGATGGTATGGTTGTTTATGCTTCTGACGGGTCGTTTGGTCAGTCTGATAGTACCACGTTCGAAGTCGGTGGCGTCATCATCGATACGTCCGCACCAACGGGACAATCCAGTCCTGCGCCCACGCCGATTCCGACTGTACAACCCACAGGGCCGCCCACTGTTTTTCCTACAGTTTCGCCTAGCACGAGTCCCACCTTCCCTGCTCCAACAGCTCCACCGACTGTGACGCCAACGGATAAGCCTACCACTCTTGCTCCGACAAACGCTCCAACCAGTCAGCCTTCAAGTGTTTTCACGGATGCTCCAGTACCGACATCGACCGCTACGCCAGTCTCGACTTCAAGCGCTGCACCTACAACTGTTTCAACAATGTCACCATCCGCAGAAGAAACAAGCACTGAAGAATTACACCTAGTTGAGATTGAAGTCATCCACGACAATTATCCTCGGGAAACATCCTGGACGTTTACAGAATCGAATGGTTCCAATGAAATTCTTGCATCCCAAGCAAGGAATTCTGTGGTCACAAACGGGCACGTTGCAAACGTAGCTCTGCTGGTTTCGTCAGGAGAATATCTTTTTGAGATCAAGGATTCTGCCTGGGACGGTATCTGTTGTGCATGGGGAAATGGTAGCTACACAGTGAAGGTGGATGGTACCGTTGTCTCTACAGGAGGTGAATTTGGATCCTCAAAGATTGAAAGTGTCAGTGTCGGCTCCTTGGAACCACCAACCACCGATTTGACTACCGTAAAGATTCAAGTGAAGCACGACAACTACGCAAGCGAAACTGGTTGGGAACTGCTAAATGCAGCAACCAATGCTGTGTTGGCTAGGCAACTGAAAGGTACCGTTTTTAATCGCGGGCAAATCATTACGAAGACGGTATTGGTCCCTGCTGGAGACTACACTTTTCATATTACGGATTCCTTCAGCGATGGCATTTGCTGCTCCTATGGCGAAGGCCTTTACGAAGTGACTGTTGGCAACACCGTTGTCGCAAGTGGTGGCGATTTTGGAGCCGAAAGCTTTGACAGCTTCACGGTAGATGGTCCTTAG
- a CDS encoding predicted protein: MTAIWLSANIAPNPASGLQGCQQVPNCHHQIILRSTQSLKSARWILGMDPSQFYFGRSHTDGNGFGNVGNASVSFLEDHNKQDLVDKNALEMAVFRRLRLATNTSGAGIMEEDAAWRLEEILT, encoded by the coding sequence ATGACAGCAATATGGTTAAGCGCAAACATCGCTCCAAATCCGGCGTCGGGCCTCCAAGGTTGTCAGCAAGTCCCGAATTGCCACCATCAAATCATCCTCCGCTCAACCCAAAGCCTCAAATCCGCACGGTGGATACTCGGAATGGACCCGTCCCAATTTTACTTTGGCCGCAGCCATACTGACGGCAATGGTTTTGGAAATGTCGGTAACGCCAGTGTCAGCTTTCTCGAGGACCACAACAAGCAAGACTTGGTGGACAAGAACGCTCTCGAAATGGCCGTCTTCCGCCGACTCCGATTGGCGACCAACACTTCCGGTGCGGGAATAATGGAAGAGGACGCCGCTTGGCGTCTGGAAGAGATTCTGACCTAG
- a CDS encoding predicted protein, giving the protein MKFPSQLGATVAFVVVATTTTKTVSGNLASPFPFEETNADGTPTGEMYIHGGPGESWFEDKQGFTICPVDEQPTRRSRRFLGVLDWFTGGTSEEDLASSDPERTFYYCDQDENGNAVPRTDLKVGESDPQASGLPAHIEITSDQLEAQCGPYCQLDENGRRLGEEEIDGSHRKLQGTLKNLVVLMRFSDHATRDLPSVGEVDDLMSADSPTTSCPTGSVKQVFLENSNGRLILDSTVYQWVTLDPLYTETYCANGRSGLDARVHECIANALDQVEAGGLDFRDFDQDSDGRIDAITFLHSGYGAEWNGAPNRIWSHKWVLYSINDGGGSGWTSNTGVSVYTYHISPSLWGTSGNAIGRIGVIAHETGHFLGLPDLYDTDGGGQGLNSWSLMANSWGFDGSQLYPPLMDPWCKIQLGWVTPTVLTETSRSIEIKPSYTEDDYYVIQKGFPQGEYLVIENRRRVGYDSQIPREGLMIYHIDDSASFNREGFPGQFNWPQNGNHYRVALLQADGAYNLERGRGGDSGDVFHGGSGGVSSLGPGPNVYPNTDSYKFGNIVQTRVTIENISPAGEMMTFDFLDGDDVVEGAPTQAPTTEGPHEISVRVTHDRYPEETSWNLVNVAGGGVLARQNAGEVTTDNTVVVETIRVYPGTFRFDISDVYNDGICCTYGIGSFEIKVDGMVVYASDGAFGQSDSTTFEVGGAIIDTSAPMGQSSPAPTPIPTVQPTGPPTVFPTVSPSTSPTFPAPTAPPTVTPTDRPTTLAPTNAPTSQPSNTPTTIPTSLPTVSFSTASPTRAPTDTPITLSPTLTPTSPPSNTSTSVTTFSPTSLISTASPTAIPSNRLATQSPTVAPTKQPSAYPSAAPTVTATNLPTGEESNLDNNYLIEIEVVHDDYPWETSWTLTKPDGVNEVLASQAQGSIVTKGYVTNIALNLSSGAYLFELRDSASDGICCGWGIGGYEVKVDGTVVATGGEYGPSKLETIIVGPVDPPSDDLVEVTVRVKHDNYPGETGWEMLDTTTNAVLINQVQGTVTSRGQVVTKSVLVSPGEYAFHITDTFSDGVCCSYGEGLYEVLVGNTVVASGGDFGAESFNTFVVVGL; this is encoded by the exons ATGAAGTTTCCTTCGCAACTCGGAGCCACGgtcgctttcgtcgtcgttgccacAACGACAACTAAAACGGTGTCGGGCAATCTAGCCTCTCCGTTCCCTTTCGAAGAAACCAACGCTGATGGAACCCCCACAGGTGAGATGTACATCCACGGAGGACCTGGCGAAAGCTGGTTCGAAGACAAGCAGGGATTCACTATTTGTCCAGTGGATGAGCAGCCAACTAGACGTAGTCGACGTTTTCTTGGTGTCTTGGACTGGTTCACTGGTGGGACAAGCGAGGAAGATTTAGCCTCTTCTGATCCAGAAAGGACCTTCTACTACTGCGACCAGGACGAGAACGGCAACGCGGTACCCAGAACGGATCTGAAAGTGGGTGAGAGCGATCCCCAAGCCTCTGGCCTCCCCGCACATATTGAAATAACGAGCGATCAGCTCGAAGCGCAATGTGGGCCTTACTGTCAGTTGGACGAAAACGGTCGCCGCTTGGGTGAAGAAGAGATCGATGGCAGCCATCGCAAGCTCCAGGGAACTTTGAAGAACCTCGTGGTCCTTATGCGGTTCAGCGATCACGCTACTCGGGATCTTCCGTCGGTGGGTGAAGTGGACGACCTGATGAGTGCCGATAGTCCCACCACGTCCTGTCCTACTGGTAGTGTAAAGCAGGTGTTCTTGGAGAACAGCAATGGTCGATTGATTCTCGATTCCACCGTCTACCAATGGGTGACCCTCGACCCTTTATACACGGAGACATACTGTGCCAATGGACGATCCGGTCTTGACGCACGCGTCCACGAATGCATTGCGAACGCACTGGACCAGGTTGAAGCTGGTGGATTGGACTTCCGTGACTTTGATCAGGACAGCGACGGCAGAATCGATGCCATTACCTTTCTGCACTCGGGCTATGGGGCAGAAT GGAATGGAGCTCCTAATCGCATCTGGTCGCACAAGTGGGTGCTATACTCCATCAACGACGGTGGCGGGAGTGGCTGGACGTCTAACACGGGTGTGAGCGTGTACACCTACCACATCAGCCCGTCTCTGTGGGGCACTAGTGGCAACGCAATTGGTCGCATCGGAGTCATTG CTCATGAAACCGGCCATTTTCTGGGACTACCTGATCTCTACGACACCGATGGAGGCGGACAAGGGCTAAACTCCTGGAGTCTGATGGCCAACAGTTGGGGATTTGACGGGTCGCAGCTGTACCCGCCTCTCATGGATCCTTGGTGTAAAATCCAGCTAGGTTGGGTCACTCCCACAGTCTTGACGGAAACCTCTCGAAGTATCGAGATTAAACCTTCTTATACCGAGGACGACTACTATGTCATCCAAAAGGGTTTCCCACAGGGAGAGTATCTCGTGATTGAGAATCGTCGCAGGGTGGGATACGACAGCCAGATTCCCAGG GAGGGACTTATGATCTACCACATTGATGACAGTGCTAGTTTCAATCGAGAGGGCTTCCCAGGCCAATTTAATTGGCCTCAAAACGGAAACCACTACAGAGTAGCGCTCTTGCAAGCTGACGGGGCCTACAATTTGGAACGAGGACGCGGTGGAGATAGTGGTGATGTGTTCCACGGCGGGAGCGGCGGCGTTTCGTCCCTTGGCCCTGGTCCGAATGTCTATCCAAACACTGATAGTTACAAATTTGGTAACATTGTTCAAACTCGAGTCACCATTGAGAATATAAGTCCGGCCGGCGAGATGATGACTTTTGATTTCCTGGACGGCGACGATGTGGTAGAGGGCGCTCCGACCCAAGCACCCACAACAGAAGGCCCGCACGAAATTAGTGTTAGAGTGACGCACGATAGATATCCCGAAGAAACGTCCTGGAACCTAGTAAACGTGGCTGGAGGAGGCGTACTTGCTCGTCAGAATGCAGGCGAAGTCACAACCGACAATACGGTTGTTGTAGAGACAATTCGAGTTTACCCCGGCACCTTTCGGTTCGACATATCGGATGTGTACAACGATGGCATTTGCTGCACCTATGGAATAGGGTCTTTCGAGATCAAGGTTGATGGTATGGTTGTTTATGCTTCTGACGGGGCGTTTGGTCAGTCCGATAGTACCACGTTCGAAGTCGGTGGCGCCATCATCGATACGTCCGCACCCATGGGACAATCCAGTCCTGCGCCCACGCCGATTCCGACTGTACAACCCACAGGGCCGCCCACTGTTTTTCCTACAGTTTCGCCTAGCACGAGTCCCACCTTCCCTGCTCCAACAGCTCCACCAACTGTGACGCCAACGGATAGGCCTACCACTCTTGCTCCGACAAACGCTCCAACCAGTCAGCCTTCGAACACACCGACAACCATACCAACCTCCCTTCCAACCGTTTCTTTCAGTACAGCTTCACCCACTCGGGCGCCAACCGATACGCCTATCACACTTTCTCCTACATTGACTCCGACCAGTCCGCCCTCAAACACCTCCACTTCTGTAACCACCTTCAGCCCAACCAGCCTAATCTCCACAGCTTCACCTACTGCGATACCATCCAATAGACTTGCTACTCAATCTCCAACAGTAGCTCCCACCAAGCAGCCATCTGCTTACCCGTCTGCAGCACCCACTGTTACAGCAACAAACTTACCCACTGGAGAAGAGTCAAACCTTGACAACAATTATCTGATTGAAATTGAAGTAGTCCATGATGATTATCCGTGGGAAACTTCATGGACCTTGACAAAGCCAGACGGTGTCAACGAAGTTCTCGCATCTCAAGCGCAGGGTTCCATTGTCACGAAGGGCTACGTAACAAACATTGCGCTTAACCTTTCTTCTGGAGCGTACTTGTTTGAGTTGAGGGATTCTGCCAGTGACGGAATTTGCTGTGGGTGGGGAATTGGCGGTTACGAAGTCAAGGTGGATGGCACTGTCGTTGCCACCGGGGGCGAGTATGGGCCCTCAAAGCTTGAAACCATCATAGTCGGCCCCGTGGATCCTCCGTCCGACGACTTGGTGGAAGTGACAGTTCGAGTGAAGCACGACAATTACCCCGGGGAAACGGGCTGGGAGATGCTGGACACAACAACCAACGCCGTATTGATAAATCAGGTTCAAGGTACTGTTACCAGTCGCGGGCAGGTTGTGACGAAGAGTGTCCTAGTTTCTCCGGGAGAGTATGCGTTCCACATAACGGATACGTTCAGCGACGGTGTTTGCTGCTCGTATGGTGAAGGTCTATACGAAGTACTTGTTGGTAACACTGTTGTTGCCAGCGGTGGCGATTTTGGAGCCGAGAGCTTCAACACTTTCGTAGTCGTAGGCCTCTAG
- a CDS encoding predicted protein codes for MPYVIPGPYPTLPNLSWLELVCQILAILIANDFLLYWGHRIQHESDYLWQFHAEHHRISTPRPLTTANIHPIDGTLQGGLPLILACAWFKPHPLIFYGLIVVRYGENVLNHSGLDTWWTRALKGSWFVPFVRAGVNHHDRHHKMSNHAKGATNYGESLVIWDWLFGT; via the coding sequence ATGCCCTACGTAATCCCTGGACCGTATCCTACCCTACCGAATTTGTCTTGGCTTGAACTGGTATGCCAAATTTTGGCAATCTTGATTGCAAACGATTTTTTGCTCTACTGGGGCCATCGTATTCAGCACGAGAGCGACTATCTGTGGCAATTCCACGCCGAGCATCATCGCATAAGTACACCTCGTCCGCTCACGACGGCCAACATTCACCCTATTGACGGGACGCTCCAAGGGGGGCTGCCACTGATTCTAGCATGTGCGTGGTTCAAGCCACATCCCTTGATCTTTTACGGTTTGATTGTGGTGCGGTACGGCGAAAATGTTCTCAATCACAGCGGACTCGATACGTGGTGGACACGAGCCCTCAAGGGCTCTTGGTTCGTGCCGTTCGTCCGAGCTGGCGTAAACCACCACGACCGCCATCACAAAATGTCCAACCACGCCAAGGGAGCAACTAACTATGGAGAGTCTCTTGTAATCTGGGACTGGCTCTTTGGGACA